The Actinomycetota bacterium region CAGGTTCAGACGGAGACGGGCACCATGCTCGTGTCCACGCCTGAATCGACGGCATTCGACCTCGTGCGCTTCTCGGCGGCCTGCGGTGGTTTGAGCAACGTCGCCACGGTGCTGCTCGAGCTCGCTGAGCGCCTCGAACCCGAAGCTCTCGGCGCGGTTGCGCAACTGCGCAAGACCCCCGAGATCCAGCGCCTCGGCTACCTGTTGGATCGAACAGGGCAGCCCCGGCTCGCCGACCCGTTGCTCCGTGTCCTTGGCTCCAGGCGGTATCGGCCCGTTGCACTCGCTCCCGATGCGCCTCGGGCCGGCGCCGTTGCCGTCGGTCCCTGGCGCGTGATCCCGAACCTGGATGTGGAGATCGATCTGTGATTTCCCGAGCCCAAATCACAGCGTGGCGAGCTGCTGCGCCATGGCCCCAAGACGAGCAAGTCGAGCAGGACCTGATCCTGTCGAGAGCGCTGACTGCGATCTTCGCGCGCCCGTCATTGCGCCAGGCGCTCGCCTTCCGCGGCGGGACCGCCCTGCACAAGCTCCACTTCGATCCTCCGGGGCGCTACTCCGAGGATCTTGATCTCGTGCAGGTCGAGGCGGGTCCGATCGGCCCTGTGCTGGCGGAACTCCGCGAGGCGCTCGACCCTTGGTTGGGCGAGCCGGCCTGGAAACAGGGTCCCGCA contains the following coding sequences:
- a CDS encoding type IV toxin-antitoxin system AbiEi family antitoxin is translated as QVQTETGTMLVSTPESTAFDLVRFSAACGGLSNVATVLLELAERLEPEALGAVAQLRKTPEIQRLGYLLDRTGQPRLADPLLRVLGSRRYRPVALAPDAPRAGAVAVGPWRVIPNLDVEIDL